A genomic window from Leptolyngbya sp. BL0902 includes:
- a CDS encoding CHAD domain-containing protein has protein sequence MISPTFGALAQGAIAKYLKQATGYEAAVLADTDPEDLHQMRVGLRRLRTALQVFEAGIDLPKAAREPKVAKIGRRLGQLRDLDVIGDTLRNQYLPRLPKGEQVALLAVIDHLAQARQRAYRDVKQLLTGKSYRTITQALRAWVQTPTYRPLGQCSAAAVVPDVVLPLMGDLWLHPGWWVGAQVVAHRPTIQTHLSLAAADSLIAEQGYLLHSLRKQIKRVRYQLRVVAPLYGDLLEADLERFSTMQDTLGALQDSAVLAQFIAQAHAEASHPMPTLRNLLAQSRHQSWQQWQIDQKHYLDAVVRQDLRLTLLQPGRQPRAVAPAALPVR, from the coding sequence ATGATCAGCCCAACCTTTGGGGCGCTGGCGCAGGGTGCCATTGCCAAGTATTTGAAGCAGGCCACAGGCTATGAAGCAGCGGTGCTAGCAGACACCGACCCCGAAGACCTACACCAAATGCGGGTCGGGCTTCGGCGACTACGCACTGCCCTCCAGGTGTTTGAAGCGGGTATTGATCTACCGAAGGCAGCAAGAGAGCCCAAGGTTGCCAAGATTGGGCGGCGGCTGGGGCAACTGCGAGACCTAGATGTCATTGGTGACACGCTGCGGAACCAGTATCTTCCCCGCCTACCTAAGGGGGAACAGGTTGCCCTACTCGCGGTGATCGATCATTTGGCCCAGGCTCGTCAGCGTGCCTATAGGGACGTGAAGCAACTCCTGACGGGTAAATCCTATCGCACCATAACGCAGGCCCTCCGAGCCTGGGTACAGACGCCCACCTACCGCCCCCTGGGGCAGTGCTCGGCGGCAGCGGTGGTGCCCGATGTGGTGCTGCCGCTCATGGGTGATCTGTGGCTCCATCCCGGCTGGTGGGTGGGAGCCCAAGTGGTGGCCCACCGCCCTACGATCCAGACCCACCTCAGCCTTGCAGCCGCCGATAGCTTAATTGCGGAACAGGGCTATCTCCTCCACAGTCTGCGGAAGCAAATCAAGCGGGTGCGCTACCAACTGCGGGTGGTGGCCCCTCTTTATGGGGATCTCCTGGAGGCTGACCTAGAACGCTTCAGCACTATGCAGGATACCCTGGGGGCTCTCCAGGATAGCGCAGTGCTAGCGCAATTCATTGCCCAAGCCCATGCTGAGGCCAGCCACCCAATGCCTACTCTGAGGAATCTTCTGGCCCAAAGCCGCCATCAGTCTTGGCAACAGTGGCAAATCGATCAAAAGCACTACCTCGATGCCGTCGTTCGTCAAGACTTGCGCCTCACTCTGCTGCAACCAGGCCGCCAGCCCCGGGCCGTCGCCCCAGCAGCTCTCCCCGTGAGGTAA
- a CDS encoding (2Fe-2S) ferredoxin domain-containing protein yields MPVSDVPSPSDPPSPALGPTHRPQRWLVQVCQHRTCLRHQGAAVLAAFQAHRSAHILVTASGCMGQCSSGPTVHILPDDTWYCRLRPGDVDTIVSQHLGQGQPVTDHLHSRFHPPPED; encoded by the coding sequence ATGCCCGTGTCCGACGTCCCCTCACCTAGCGACCCTCCCTCTCCAGCGCTAGGGCCAACCCATCGGCCCCAGCGTTGGCTCGTGCAGGTTTGCCAACATCGCACCTGCCTGCGCCACCAGGGGGCGGCGGTACTGGCGGCATTTCAGGCCCACCGCTCGGCTCACATTCTGGTGACGGCTAGCGGCTGTATGGGGCAGTGCAGCTCAGGGCCAACTGTCCATATTTTGCCCGACGATACCTGGTATTGTCGGTTGCGCCCTGGGGATGTAGACACCATTGTGAGTCAGCACCTGGGCCAAGGGCAGCCCGTGACCGATCACCTCCATTCCCGCTTTCATCCGCCCCCAGAGGACTAG